A single region of the Ornithorhynchus anatinus isolate Pmale09 chromosome 6, mOrnAna1.pri.v4, whole genome shotgun sequence genome encodes:
- the AKAP4 gene encoding A-kinase anchor protein 4 produces the protein MADDIDWLHSRRGVCKVDLYSPTGQQDQDRKVICFVDVSALNIEEKDPSSKDNAGSNPDGDLDLENLEDKEIIVIKDTEKQDQSKTEGSVCLFKQAPSDAISVLNWLLNDLQKYALGFQHALSPSASSCKHKVGDAVGEGGHYSRSSHGGNCYSVYADELSVDLNRPYCRSYEMAAAKNTNNNQSPSSPSAKSPSFQRAHVNPEGECSMDDLSFYVNRLSSLVIQMARKEIKEKLEGGGKCLHQAIYASTSGERGNKNGPRSAVSKIASEMAHDAVEMTSAEIRGPGEQPGDEQPREEGGVPRKTFLYGEVSRKGGPKGGDKQMCQSGSKDFADSISKGIMVYANQVASDMMLSVMKTLRVQSSGKSPIPACVVLKKVLLKHTKDIVSDLIDSCMKNLHNITGVLMTDSDFVSAVKRNLFKQGKQNAADIMEAMLKRLVSALLGEKKDQSKSGSLAYASLKAGSHDSRSKNQSLDYTVMKAEMKGKDKDKGKSGQTKSLTSAEKVGEHILKESLTMWNQKQQGQQGQQAKGQGKSCYGREEKREKISPSTDSLAKDLIVSALMLIQYHLTQQAKGRDSLEDDQSGNSAMGYSAQGAHYEKSGSNQSTKALSMKHMEATRNGPHAGPSNQPSKEAQMDTHKLDISNLVLAVIQKLLSDNFNIDGDQAETESRRSDFHPPKVSSLTKRGEQEHQEIDFVSGIKQVNRQFVDQLVESVMKLCLIMAKYSNGAGLPEAEEPAMSYRGSHCDSVVPSHCQDAPGPEVIVNNQNSTGNLQKQLQAVLQWIAASQFNVPMLYFMGDDEGLLEKLPEVSAKAAEKGYSVGDLLQEVMKFAKERQLDDAVGNITRKQLLDWLLANL, from the exons atGGCTGACGACATTGACTGGTTACACAGCCGTAGGGGAGTGTGTAAGGTAGACCTCTACAGCCCCACCGGACAACAAGACCAAGACCGTAAAGTG atcTGCTTTGTCGATGTGTCTGCCCTAAACATAGAAGAGAAAGATCCCTCTTCCAAG GACAATGCTGGTTCCAACCCAGATGGAGACCTGGACCTGGAGAACTTAGAGGATAAGGAAATCATTGTGATCAAGGACACAGAGAAACAGGATCAGTCTAAG ACCGAGGGATCGGTGTGCCTCTTCAAACAAGCCCCCTCGGATGCCATCAGCGTCCTCAACTGGCTCCTCAACGACCTGCAGAAATACGCCCTGGGCTTCCAGCACGCCCTGAGCCCCTCAGCCTCCAGCTGCAAACACAAAGTGGGCGACGCGGTCGGGGAGGGCGGCCACTACAGCCGCTCCTCTCATGGCGGCAACTGCTACAGCGTCTACGCGGACGAGCTGAGCGTGGACCTCAACAGGCCCTACTGCCGGAGCTACGAGATGGCGGCGGCCAAGAACACGAACAACAACCAgagcccctccagcccctcgGCCAAGTCGCCCAGCTTCCAGAGGGCCCACGTCAACCCCGAGGGAGAGTGCTCCATGGATGACCTCTCGTTCTACGTCAACCGGCTCTCCTCCCTGGTCATCCAGATGGCCCGCAAGGAGATCAAGGAGAAGCTGGAGGGCGGAGGCAAGTGCCTGCACCAGGCCATCTACGCCTCGACCAGCGGGGAACGGGGCAACAAGAACGGCCCCCGCAGCGCCGTCAGCAAGATCGCCTCCGAGATGGCCCACGACGCCGTGGAGATGACCTCGGCCGAGATccggggccccggggagcagCCCGGCGACGAGCAgccgagggaggagggcggggtccCCCGCAAGACCTTCCTGTACGGGGAGGTGTCCAGGAAGGGCGGCCCCAAGGGCGGAGACAAGCAGATGTGCCAGTCGGGCAGCAAGGACTTCGCCGACTCCATCAGCAAGGGCATCATGGTCTACGCCAACCAGGTGGCCTCCGACATGATGCTGTCCGTCATGAAGACCCTGAGGGTCCagagctcgggcaagtcgcccATCCCGGCCTGCGTGGTCCTGAAGAAGGTCTTGCTCAAGCACACCAAGGACATCGTGTCCGACCTCATCGACTCGTGCATGAAGAACCTGCACAACATCACCGGCGTCCTGATGACCGACTCGGACTTCGTCTCGGCCGTCAAGAGGAACCTGTTCAAGCAGGGCAAGCAGAACGCCGCCGACATCATGGAAGCCATGCTCAAGCGGCTCGTCAGTGCCCTCCTCGGGGAGAAGAAGGACCAGTCCAAGTCCGGGAGCCTGGCCTACGCCTCGCTGAAGGCCGGCTCCCACGACTCCAGGAGCAAGAACCAGAGCCTGGACTACACCGTCATGAAGGCCGAGATGAAGGGCAAGGACAAGGACAAGGGGAAGTCCGGCCAGACCAAGTCGCTGACCTCCGCCGAGAAGGTCGGGGAGCACATCCTCAAAGAGAGCCTGACCATGTGGaaccagaagcagcagggccagcaGGGCCAGCAGGCCAAGGGGCAAGGCAAGAGCTGCTACGGGAGGGAGGAGAAACGGGAGAAGATCAGCCCTTCCACCGACTCCCTGGCCAAGGACCTGATCGTCTCGGCCCTCATGCTGATCCAGTACCACCTGACGcagcaggccaaaggcagagaCTCGCTCGAGGACGACCAGTCGGGGAACTCCGCCATGGGCTACTCAGCCCAGGGCGCCCACTATGAGAAATCCGGCTCCAACCAGAGCACCAAGGCGCTCTCCATGAAGCACATGGAAGCCACCCGGAACGGCCCCCACGCCGGCCCCTCCAACCAGCCCTCCAAGGAGGCCCAGATGGACACCCACAAGCTGGACATCTCCAACCTGGTGCTGGCCGTCATCCAGAAGCTCCTGAGCGACAACTTCAACATCGACGGGGATCAGGCGGAGACCGAGAGCAGGCGCTCCGACTTCCACCCGCCCAAGGTCTCCTCGCTCACcaagaggggagagcaggagcATCAGGAGATCGACTTCGTCAGCGGCATCAAGCAGGTCAACCGGCAGTTCGTCGACCAGCTGGTGGAGTCCGTCATGAAGCTCTGCCTCATCATGGCCAAGTACAGCAATGGCGCCGGCCTCCCGGAGGCCGAAGAGCCGGCCATGAGCTACCGCGGTTCGCACTGCGACTCGGTCGTCCCCAGCCACTGCCAAGATGCGCCCGGGCCCGAGGTCATCGTCAACAACCAGAACTCCACCGGAAACTTGCAGAAGCAGCTGCAGGCCGTCCTCCAGTGGATCGCCGCCTCCCAGTTCAACGTGCCCATGCTCTACTTCATGGGAGACGACGAGGGGCTTCTGGAGAAG CTTCCCGAAGTTTCAGCCAAAGCCGCCGAAAAGGGGTACAGCGTCGgggacctcctccaggaggtcatgAAATTCGCCAAGGAAAGACAACTGGACGATGCCGTGGGAAACATAACGCGGAAACAACTGCTGGACTGGCTGCTTGCCAACCTGTGA